The Pseudonocardia sp. HH130630-07 DNA window CGTCGGCACGCCGGTCACTGTAGGCACACCGGGCCGTGCGGGGCCTGCGAGCGGGGCGGCGGGATCGGTCACACGGGCCGGTCGCCGGCAGCGGTCCGCGGGGTCAGGAGCCGGGCAGGTGGCGCCGGGCGCCGGAGTAGCCCTCGTCGAAACGCACCGGGGCGACCCGGACCGGGGTCGCGGCGTCCCGGGCCTCGATCATCGTGCCGTCGCCGGCGTAGATCGCCACGTGCGTCGCGGGGGAGCCCCAGAACAGCAGGTCACCGGGCTGCAGGTCGTCGCGCTGCACCGGCCGTCCGGCGCGGGCCTGGTCGGAGGCGTCCCGGCCGATCGTGATCCCGTGCAGCGCGTGGACCAGGCCGGTCAGCCCCGAGCAGTCCGGACCGAACCCGGATCGGCCGCCCCACAGGTAGGGCCGGTCGAGAAACAGCCGGGCGGTGCGGACCAGGTCGGCACCCGTCGTGGCGTCGGCGTCGTCCGTGCCGTCGGTGTCGGCGCCGGGGCCGCCGATCCGGACGTAACGGGCGTCGAGCCAGGCGCGGCCGCCCTCGGGCAGCGACACCTGGACGGAGTCCGGGGTGCCCGCCCGGACCGGCAGCCGGGTCCCGATGCTGAGCTCACGGATCCGCTCGGTGCGGTCCGCGTCGGCGTAGAGCCACGTGGTGGCGACGCCGTCGACGGTCCCGCTCGGCAGGGTCGCGGCGAGCCCGCCGAACGCCCCGTCGCCGACGAGCTGCGCGGCGGGGATCCAGCCCGGGTAGCCGCGCCCGTCCTTGGCGCTGGGCTGGTCCGGCACGGCGACCAGCGACCAGTCGCCGCGGCGCTCCAGGACCCGGACCCGCGTCCCGTACAGGACCTGGGTCTGGGTGCGGGACGCCGTCGTCAGCTCGAGGCGGTCGGCCACGGTCATCGACCCGAGCCACCCGGCCGGATCGGCCGGGGCGGAGACCGCGGCGCCGTCCCGGGGCCGTGGGCTGGCCGGGGAGGTCCAGACGGTCGCGACCGACACCCCGACGACGGCGTCGTCGGCGCCCGTGGGCCCGGGGACGTCCCGTGGTGCCGACGTGGCGGCCGTCCCGGCGAGCATCGCGGCCAGCACGAGGCACGCGGGGCCGAGGGCGGTCCGGACGCGGCGCGCCCGGGGCCGGTGCGGGGTCTCGGGCACGGGGCTCTCCTCGGATCGGCCGCTGTGCCCGGCAGTGTCCGTCCGGGCCGGCCCTCCGCCGCGCACGGCGCGCCGGGGACGACGCCGGGTTCCCCCGGCCCGGTGACGGGTATCCGGTCTTGTCAGACGGTGGCCGCGGCCCTAGTGTATGCGTATGCACTTGAGTGAAGCCGACTTCCGGCGCATCGGGTCCCCGGTCCGTGTGGTCAAGGCGCCGGCCGTGGCCGACACCGCCGACCTGCGCGATCCGGCCGTCGTCGCCACGGTCTCCGAGATGCTGGCGGCGATCGAGTCCGGTGGAATGGACGCCGTGCTGCGCTACGCCCGGGAGCTGGACGGTTTCACCGGCACCGACCTGCTGGTCGGGCGGGAGGAGCTGGCGCGCTCGGGCGACGAGCTGCCGACGGTCCTGCGCGAGGCGCTCGACGCCGGGTCCGAGCGCACCCGCCGGTTCGCGGCGATGCAGCGCGAGCGGCTGCAGGACTTCGAGTCCGAGGTGCTGCCCGGTGTGGTCTGCGGCCAGCGCTTCGTCCCGGTCGAGAACGTCGGTGCCTACCTCCCCGCCGGCCGGTTCCCGCTGCTGGCCAGTGCGTTCATGACCGTCGGCGTGGCCGGGGTCGCCGGGGTGCCGAACGTCGTCGCGGCCACCCCGCCCTCGCGTGACGGGCGGCCGCACCCCGCCGTGCTCTACGCGGCGTCGATCAGCGGTGCCGAGTCGGTCTACGCCGTCGGCGGTGTCCAGGCGCTCGCCGCGATGGCCTTCGGCCTGCTCGACGGGGTCCCGTCGGACATGATCGTCGGGGCCGGCAACGCCTACGTCGCCGAGGCCAAGCGGCAGCTGTACGGGCGGGTCGGCATCGACGTGCTGGCCGGGCCGTCGGAGGTCGCGGTGATCGCCGACGACACCGCGGACGCCGCCGTCGTCGCCGCCGACCTGCTGGCCCAGGCCGAGCACGGGCCGACCTCGCCGTCGTCGCTGGCCACCACGTCCGAGCGGCTCGCCGAGCAGGTCCCGCGCGAGATCGAGAAGCAGCTCGCCGGGCTCGCCACGGCCGAGATCGCCGGTGCCGCCTGGCGCGACCACGGCACGATCTACCTCGCCGAGGACCGCGAGACCGTCGCCACGGTGATGGACACCCTGGCCCCGGAGCACCTCGAGGTCATCGCCGAGGACCTCGACTGGTGGCTCGACCGGCTGCACAACTACGGGTCGCTGTTCCTCGGGAACTGGTCCACCGTCGTCTACGCGGACAAGGGGATGTCGGGGACCAACCACGTGCTGCCGACGACCCGCGGCGCCCGTTACTCGGGCGGCCTGTCGGTGGCCGGCTTCCTCAAGCAGCTCACCTACCAGCGGGCCACCCGGGAGGCGACCCGCGCCCAGGCCGAGCCCACGGTCACCGTCGCCGACTTCGAGCAGCTGGTCGGTCACCGGGACAGCGCCCAGCTCCGGCTGGACGCGATCCGCGACTGATCGACCGTCCCGTTCCCGCATCGCGCATGCGTATGTACTTCAATGGAGAAGGAGGCAGGATGCGCGCACGACGCCCGGCCGTGGCCGCTCTCGCCGTGGTCACGGCCCTGCTGCTCGCCGGCTGTGGTGCGGGGTCGCGGACCCCGGCCGCCACGGCGACGCTGGTGCCCTGCGACCTCCCGCCGCAGAGTTCGGCCGTCGACGTGAACGTCCTGGCCTACAACTCCTCGGCGATCGACCCGTTCACCAACTCGATGGTGCGCAGCTGCTCGAACGACGAGGTGACGCTGCACCACGAGCCGATCGACTTCGCGGGCCAGAGCCAGAAGACGATCGCCACACTGGCCGGCCGGTACGGGACCTACGACATCCTCGCGACCTACGGGTTCGTCCTGCCGGAGTACGCCTCGGAGGGCAAGCTCGCCCCGCTCGACGAGCAGGTCGAGCGCTTCGGTGCCCAGACGGCGCTGGACCAGCTGAACCCGCAGATGCGTGCGGCGCTGTCCTACGACGGCACCCTCTACGGGATCCCGATGCAGGCCCAGATGTACGTCATGGCCTACCGCCAGGACGTCTTCGACCGGCTCGGCCTGACGCCGCCGCGGACGTTCGCCGAGCTGCGCGACGTCGCGGCCCGGATCCAGGACGAGGGCGGCATCCGCTACCCGCTGGCGCTGCCGCTGCTGGCGAGCTCGGACATCGCGACCGCCTACGACGCGGCGCTCGGGTCGCTGGGCACCGACTACGTCGACCGCGAGACCGGGCGCCCGAACTTCGACACCCCGCAGGCCGCGGAGGCGTTCGAACAGCTCCGCTCGCTGCTGCCCTACATGGATCCGCAGGTGACGACGTTCGCCCAGCCGGCCGTGCAGCAGCAGATGTACAACGGCTCCGCGGCGATGTCGATCATGTTCAGCGGCCGGATGCAGGACCTGACGCTGCCGGAGAACAACCAGTTCGCGGCGGACATGGCGTTCGCGCCGCCGCCGTCGCTCGACGGCGGGGAGACGCTCTACAACACGCTGTCGGTCGACGGCTGGGCGATCCCGGCGAACTCCGAGAACGACAAGGACCTGCTGTTCCAGATGATCGCCGCAGCGGTCGGGCCGGAGTCGTCGAAGGCGGCGGTCCCCGGTGCGTTCCCGGCCCGCGAGGGCATGGTCACCCCGGACAGCAGCCCGTTCGCCGAGGCGCAGCTCGAGTCGATCGGCAAGGCGCCGCCGACCGAGCCGTTCCCGTGGACGTCGCGGATCAGCACCGAGACGACGTCGATCGTGGCCGACGTGATCTCCGGCCGGACGTCGATCCCCGACGGCCAGCGCCAGATGCAGGAGACCGCCACCGCGATCCTCGCCGAGTACCGGCCCTGATCCCCTCCCGAACCCGATCCCACCCACTCACGAGAGCGAGGTGAGGCGATCATGCGGAGGAGGGAGTTCCTCGGCCTGGTCTCTCCGAGCCTGCTGGTGATGTTCGGCCTGCTTGTGTTCCCGCTCTACAAGACCGTGGAGTGGAGCCTGCAGCAGGTGAACTACGGCGAAGCAGGCACGTTCGTCGGCCTGGACAACTACGCCGACGCGTTGACCGACCCCCGGTTCGGCCAGGCGGTGCTGTTCACCGTCGGCATCAGCGCCGTCGTCGTCGGCGTCCTGCTGGTCGGCGGCTACGTGCTGGCCGTGCTGGTCAACGGCCTCGGCCGATCACGGGCGTGGGTACTGGGCGTGCTGCTCGTGTCCTACGTCGTGCCGAACGTCGTCGGGGCGACGATGTTCTCCTGGCTGTTCGACTCGAACTTCGGCGGCGTGGTGAACTATCTGATCACCCAGCTCACCGGCCAGGAGATCCTCTGGTTCACCGAACCGTGGGCGAACCGGCTGCTCGTCGGTCTCAACACGGTCTGGTCCATGTTGCCGTTCGCGATGCTGGTGATCCTGGCCGGCCTGCAGGGGGTGCCCGCCGAGGTCGTCGAAGCGGCCCGGATCGACGGCGCGGCCGGCTGGCGGGTGCACTGGCACGTGATCGTCCCGAGCATCCGCGGTGTCCTGACCTTCACCGCGATCATCTCGATCATGGACGTGCTGCGGATGTTCGACCAGCTCATACCGCTGTCGCCGCAGGCACCTCAGATCGGCAACGAGTCGATCATGCTCTACATCTACAACATCGCGTTCCAGGACGGCGGCCAGCAGCTCGGGCTCGGCAGCGCGGTGAACGTGCTGCTGATCATCCTGATCGTGCTGCTGCTCTCGCCGTTCATCCGGGACATGGCCAAGGAGGCGCGCCAGTGAGCACCGTGCAGACCGCTCCACCGGCGGCCGCCGCCCCCGGCGAGCCGGACGCCCCCGCCCCGGACCGCCGCCCGCGCGGGCGTGCCGTGCTGATCGGCGGCCTGCTGCTGCTGGTCTGCTGGGTGATGCTGAGCCCGGTGATCTGGACGGTGATGTCGGTGACCAAGCCGACCGACGTCGCCTTCCTGGACCCGCCGGTGTTCTCCTGGACACCGACGTTCACCGCGTTCGTCGACCTGTGGCAGACCACCCAGTTCTACCGGTACCTGATCAACACCGTGATCGTCGCGCTGATCAGCACGGTGGTCGCGCTGGCCATCGGGATCCCGGCCGCCTACGCGCTGTCCCGGTTCCCGGGCTGGGTGTCGGTCGCGCTGCTGATCGCCGCCCTGATCTTCCGGGCGCTGCCGCGGTTCGC harbors:
- a CDS encoding ABC transporter substrate-binding protein, translating into MRARRPAVAALAVVTALLLAGCGAGSRTPAATATLVPCDLPPQSSAVDVNVLAYNSSAIDPFTNSMVRSCSNDEVTLHHEPIDFAGQSQKTIATLAGRYGTYDILATYGFVLPEYASEGKLAPLDEQVERFGAQTALDQLNPQMRAALSYDGTLYGIPMQAQMYVMAYRQDVFDRLGLTPPRTFAELRDVAARIQDEGGIRYPLALPLLASSDIATAYDAALGSLGTDYVDRETGRPNFDTPQAAEAFEQLRSLLPYMDPQVTTFAQPAVQQQMYNGSAAMSIMFSGRMQDLTLPENNQFAADMAFAPPPSLDGGETLYNTLSVDGWAIPANSENDKDLLFQMIAAAVGPESSKAAVPGAFPAREGMVTPDSSPFAEAQLESIGKAPPTEPFPWTSRISTETTSIVADVISGRTSIPDGQRQMQETATAILAEYRP
- a CDS encoding C40 family peptidase — translated: MPETPHRPRARRVRTALGPACLVLAAMLAGTAATSAPRDVPGPTGADDAVVGVSVATVWTSPASPRPRDGAAVSAPADPAGWLGSMTVADRLELTTASRTQTQVLYGTRVRVLERRGDWSLVAVPDQPSAKDGRGYPGWIPAAQLVGDGAFGGLAATLPSGTVDGVATTWLYADADRTERIRELSIGTRLPVRAGTPDSVQVSLPEGGRAWLDARYVRIGGPGADTDGTDDADATTGADLVRTARLFLDRPYLWGGRSGFGPDCSGLTGLVHALHGITIGRDASDQARAGRPVQRDDLQPGDLLFWGSPATHVAIYAGDGTMIEARDAATPVRVAPVRFDEGYSGARRHLPGS
- the hisD gene encoding histidinol dehydrogenase: MHLSEADFRRIGSPVRVVKAPAVADTADLRDPAVVATVSEMLAAIESGGMDAVLRYARELDGFTGTDLLVGREELARSGDELPTVLREALDAGSERTRRFAAMQRERLQDFESEVLPGVVCGQRFVPVENVGAYLPAGRFPLLASAFMTVGVAGVAGVPNVVAATPPSRDGRPHPAVLYAASISGAESVYAVGGVQALAAMAFGLLDGVPSDMIVGAGNAYVAEAKRQLYGRVGIDVLAGPSEVAVIADDTADAAVVAADLLAQAEHGPTSPSSLATTSERLAEQVPREIEKQLAGLATAEIAGAAWRDHGTIYLAEDRETVATVMDTLAPEHLEVIAEDLDWWLDRLHNYGSLFLGNWSTVVYADKGMSGTNHVLPTTRGARYSGGLSVAGFLKQLTYQRATREATRAQAEPTVTVADFEQLVGHRDSAQLRLDAIRD
- a CDS encoding carbohydrate ABC transporter permease; this encodes MRRREFLGLVSPSLLVMFGLLVFPLYKTVEWSLQQVNYGEAGTFVGLDNYADALTDPRFGQAVLFTVGISAVVVGVLLVGGYVLAVLVNGLGRSRAWVLGVLLVSYVVPNVVGATMFSWLFDSNFGGVVNYLITQLTGQEILWFTEPWANRLLVGLNTVWSMLPFAMLVILAGLQGVPAEVVEAARIDGAAGWRVHWHVIVPSIRGVLTFTAIISIMDVLRMFDQLIPLSPQAPQIGNESIMLYIYNIAFQDGGQQLGLGSAVNVLLIILIVLLLSPFIRDMAKEARQ